The nucleotide sequence TGACATCACCCTGGGCGACATGTGGGGCGGCGGCATGGTGGGCAACGCCCTGCATATCAATGCCAGCCGGTTTTTGAGCCCGGGCGGTTCAGCTCTGGTCTGGCTGTTTATTGCGCTTGTGGGCACGCAGCTTGCTTGCAACATCTCATGGTTCAATCTGGCGGCCCGTTTTGCGCAATGGGCGCAGGCGCGTCTTGCCGCGCGGCAGGGCGAATCTGCGCAGTCGCCCCCGGCGGCAGAGCGTCAGCCCTCGGCAAGCGAGGGCAAACGCTCATGGTCGCTGCGGCAGCTGCATCTGCCTTCCATGGAATTCTGGACGCGCTGGCGTGACCGCCTGGGCAACATTCAGCCTACCGCAGATTCGCTACCTGAGGTTTTTGAAGAAAAAAAGAACCGCGCCGCCCAGCAGCAGGCTGAAGAAGCCAGCCTGAGCCGCACGGACGCGGACGATCCTTTTGCCGTGGCCGAAGACTTTAACGGCGTGCCCATCTCGCCCGGGCTTGAAGCGCCGGAAGCGGACGAGCGGCAGCATGCGGCTCAGCGCGAGTCTTCTGCCGTGCAGGCCCCTCCGGCAACGGTTGTTCAGCCTGCTGTCGGCAAGGCAAACGCCCCTGCAGCTCCCGCTGCCGAAGCACCCAAAAAACAGGGCGCTCTGACCGGGCTGCTGTCGGGCATGACCGGCCGCAAGGTAGCCATACCCATGCCCGGCCTTGATCTGTTGGCCCCGCCGGTTAAAATTGCTGGCAACACCAGCAAGGAAGAACGCGAAGCCAGAGGCAAGGCCCTTATTGCCTGTCTGAAAGATTTTGACATCCAAAGCGAGCTTGTGCATGTGACCCCGGGGCCAGTGGTCACCATGTATGAGGTGCGACCAGCGCCGGGCATACGCGTGAGCCGTATCGCCAACCTCAGCGACGACCTTGCGCTGGCGCTCAAGGCTGTGGCTGTGCGCATTCAGGCTCCCATTCCCGGTACTGATACGGTGGGTATTGAAATACCCAACGACAACCGCGAAACAGTCAATTTTAGGGAACTGGCGGCCTCCGAGTCTTTCCGCAAGGGGTGCGGCCCCCTGACCATGATTTTGGGCAAGGATATTGCGGGCAAGCTCGTGATAGCCGACCTCACGCGCATGCCGCACCTGCTTGTGGCTGGCGCTACCGGCGCGGGCAAGAGCGTGTGCCTCAACGGCATTCTCATCAGCCTGCTGTACCGTACGCAGCCCAAGGACATGCAACTGCTGCTTGTGGATCCCAAGCGCATTGAAATGGCCGTGTACGCTGACGAGCCGCATTTGGTGCACCCCGTGGTCACCGAGATGAACGAGGCCAAAAACGCCCTTGACTGGGCCGTGCACGAGATGGACCGCCGCTACGAGGCCATGGCGCGCCTTGGGGTACGCAACGTTGCGGGCTTTAACCAGAAGCTGGCTGCCTGCAAAAATGAATTGCCGCCCGACTTTGCCGACCTTGAGCCCCTGCCTTACCTTGTTATTGTCATTGACGAGCTGGCAGACCTCATGATGACCGCAGCCCGCGAGGTGGAAACCAGCATCGTGCGTCTTGCGCAGCTGGCCCGTGCGGCAGGCATACACATGATAGTTGCCACCCAGCGCCCCAGCGTGGACGTGGTGACCGGTCTCATCAAGGCAAACTTTCCGTGCCGTATATCCTTTCAGGTTACTTCCAAGCATGATTCGCGCACCATTCTTGATCAGGTTGGCGCGGAGCATCTGCTTGGCAGGGGCGATATGCTCTTCAAGCCCAGCGGTGGGCGTTTGCAGCGCCTGCACGGCCCCTTCCTGAGCGACGAAGAGGTGCAGGGAGTGGTGGCTTACTGGAAACGTCAGCTCAGCCCCTCGTACAAGATCGACTTCGCCCAGTGGGGCCTCGACTCTGTGAACGGCGGGGGCAGCGCGGGCGGAGGCGACGCGGCGCAGGATCCCCTGTACGGAGAAGTTCAGGCGTTTGTGAGCGATCAGGGCCGCGCTTCCATCTCGCTGGTGCAGCGCCGTTTTAAAATCGGTTTTAACCGGGCGGCCCGCCTGGTTGAACAACTCGAACACGATGGCATAATTGGCCCGGCAGACGGCAGCAAACCGCGCGCGGTGGTCAAATAATTGCAACTTCAGGCACAAGGCGGCTCAGGCCGTGGAGGTGTTATGCGCATAAATGGCATGTTGGCCCTGGCAGTCGGGCTTGTTCTTATTGCTGCAACTGCTGCCCAGGCTTCTGATATCGCTGCCACCATTCAGGCTCGGTACGAAAAACTGCGCACGTTTTCCGCCACATTTGAGCAGACGCTTACCCACAAGGAAAGCGGCTCGGTAGAAAAGCGACAGGGCAACCTGCTGTTTCAGAAGCCCTTGCTCATCCGCTGGCAGACAGACAAGCCCCACGAAGAAACCCTTGTGGTGACCGACAGGGAAATATGGGACTATCTGGCTGATGAAGAAATAGCCTACCGCTATCCTCTGGAGCTTGTGCGGGATTCGCGCAGCATTATTCAGGTGATAACAGGGCAGGCAGCGCTGACCAAAGACTTTGACGTCAAGGAAGACGGGCAGGAAAACGGCCTTGCCAAACTGCACCTCTATCCCAAGGAACCTGCCCCGCAGATGGTAGAAGCCCTGCTGTGGGTCGAACCCGGCACCGGCTACATCCGCAGGGCGAGCATTATTGATTTTTACGGCAATTCCAACGACGTGCGGTTTACGCAGTTTAAGCCCGATACCTCGTTGAAGACATCGGACTTTACCTTTACCCCGCCCAAGGGCATTGAGGTTGAAGACCGCATTGACCGCAAGGTGCAGGAACGGGAACTCTTCAAGTAACATCTGCCCCATAAAGCAAAAGGCCGTGGCGTTCGCAAACACCACGGCCTTTTGCTTTATGTTGCGCATGGTTACACGCAGAGCTGTCTAAACACAGCTGCGGCGTCAGCCTCCACAATGGGAAAGGCCGCCTGCAGCTCGTCCGGTACGCTGACGGGTTTGCCGTTGGTCATATCGATAAAAACCCACTGGGTTTCCGCCTCGGCAAGCAGGGTTTTTGCCGTTGCATTCCAAAAGACATAGCGGCGCAGGCTGCGACGCGATGCATACGAAGCTATCCAGGTCGCGGCGGTTATCACATCGCCCAGAAAGGCCGGGCGTTTGTAGGTAATGGTATGCTGGCGCACCACCCAGCCCTGACCAATGCTCTCGTACCGCTCCATGGGCCAGCCGCAAACGGCGGAGTGCGCCACGGCCACGTCCTGCATCCATGCCACATAGCGCAGGTTGCTGACGCGGTGCTGCATGTCTATATCGTCCGGTTCTATGGTAATCTGCTGCGTGTATATGTTGATCTGAGCCATGTTGTCTCCTCATCAGTGATGGCGCAGAGCATATGCCTTGTGCGTAAAAAATAAAAGACACGCGGGCTTGCGATAATTGCGCCGCGTGTCTTCTGGTTGATAGTGGGCCGCCAGCGGGCGGAGGATTTGCCGGGCAATGGGCCGGCATCTGGCGCGGACAGTTTCTGTACGCCGCCTTGTATCCCGGTTTGGCGTGTTACATCACACCCCGCCCTGCACAAGCGTATCGAGCACGGCTGCAGAAAGGTGCCTCGGCTGCGCCCGCAGGCTGGGGGCGACGCCCCATTGCCGCAGTATGTCCAGGGCCATGCTCTGGGCGGCCTCAAAGCTTTCGCTAACCGGCTTGGATAGCGGGGCCGCGAGGGTCATGGCCGCCGGTTGCACGCCGATGAGAGCGCAGCTGCTTGGCGCCGTGCCGCGCAGGGCTGCCAGCCCCATGACCTCTGAAAAGCTGTTTTGATGCGGGCCAATCTTCTGCGCCGTCAGGTAGGCGGGCACGTTGTCCCGTAGCAGCAGCTGGCCCGGTTGCAGGCCAAAATCAACAGCATCAAGCACCAGCAGCCTGTCGGCACGCTCCACAAAGGTCAGCAGGGTCTGTCCTTGCGTGCCGCCGTCTACAACTTCCACGTTTTCAGGAAAATCCCAGTGGGCGTAGAGCCGCTGCGCCAACAGCACGCCAAAGCCCTCGTCGCCGTACAGAATATTGCCAAGACCAAGAATGATGATCTGTTCCATTAAAGTTCCCAGGTTCAGGAAGGGGCGGCCCCGCCGGGCCGCCCCTCAATGCTGTTAGGTTACATCAATTACTTCTTGCGGCGTTGACGATAGCCGCTGAACATGGACGAAACCAGCGTGGTCTTGCCCATGATTTCTTCGCGTATGACCATGTAGAGGTGCACCGTCACAAAGGTAATGAGCAGCAGCATGCCCAGACGGTGCAGGCTGCGGGTCATCTGGCCGTTGCCGCCAAACCAGTTGTTTATCCAGTCCTGCACAAAGGCAAAAAAGCGGATAAACGGTACGTGGCTGTCCTGGGCGTACATGCCAAGGCCTGTAAGCATGATGACAAGCATAAAGATCATGCCCGTGCCCATGCCTATTTGCGCCAGCGGGTTGTGGCCCACATGCGCGCCGCACTCCTTGTTGAGAAACAGGTACCAGCGCACGTCCTGCCACAGATCGCTCCACCAGGCTTTGCTCCATACCGGCACTATGATGAGCTCGCGCGAATAGCGATTGCCCCAGACAAGGCCGTATATGTAACGCAGTACAGTTGAAATAATCAGCACAAAGCCCGCAATAAAGTGGGCCATGCGCGTGTACCCCATATAAAATGTGTTATAAGGCTCGCCAGTTACGGAAAGCCATGGTTTGCCGATGATGTAGCCTGTGACGATAAGTACAGCGACGCAGGCTACCATAACCCAGTGCCATATGCGTATGGGCAGCTCGTACACATAGATGCTTTTGCCCATGGGCATTTGCGGAAGCAGATGTTGTTCGCTCATGACGTTCTCCCGGCGGAAGGCTTGTACTCCGCGGCTCGGATTGCCCGAACGCTAGAAGCAGTTGTCTGTTCTAACCGAGATCAGCTCGGATCCGTCCGGCCCGATAATATGCGTAGAGCAGGCCAGACAGGGGTCAAAGCTGTGCAGGGTACGCAGTATTTCAAGGGGCTGGTTGGGAACAGCCATCTTTGTGCCCATCAGGGATGCTTCATAGGCGCTGAGCTGTCCGTCGGGGCTGCGGGGCGCACCATTCCAGGTGGTGGGGACAACGCACTGATAGTTTTCGATCTTTCTGTCCTTGATGGTGATCCAGTGCCCCAGCGCGCCGCGCGGTGCTTCGGTAAAGCCCACGCCGCGCAAGGTGCCGTTGGGCCAGCTTTCCGGCTTCCACAGCTTGGTATTGGCGGTTGCACGGTTGCCGTTTTTGAGGTTGGCCACAAGTTTGTCGTAAAAATAGCGCATCTTGTCGGCCGACCAGACAAGCTCGAGCGAACGCGCGGCAATGCGGCCAAGGGTCGACTGCAGGACAGCAACCGGAGCCTTGGCCTGACCAAGAAAGTCATCAATGAGGCCCTTGATTTCGCTGTCTTTTTTGGCATAGCCCACCAGCAGGCGGGCCAGCGGGCCTACTTCCATCTGGTGGCCGCGCCACAGCGGTGTTTTGATCCACGAATACCGGTCGCGTTCGTCCACCTGCTTGAGGTCGGTGGGCGTGCCCTTGATGTTGGGGCCGGGGGCGTAGTTGGGTTCTGTTACGCCGTCAAAGGGGTGCAGGCCGGTTTTGCCGCCAGGGTAGGGCTTGTACCACGAGTGGGCCACTGTTTCCTGAATTTCTTCGGGGTTGTGCAGGTCAACGGGCAACACTTCGTTAAAGTTGCCGTTGATGATGGCCCCGGGCGGCAGCAGCAGGCTTTTTTCAGAATAATCGTTGGCTGTGTCCGGTATGGCGCCGTAGGCCAGAACCGAAAGCTTGGAAAGCCCGCCGCCTATGTTCAGCCAGTCGCCGTAAAAGGCTGCCAGCGCAAGGGTGTCGGGCATGACCACCTGCTGGGCAAAGGTGCGGCAGCGTTCAATAAGCTGCAGTACAAGCTCCAGGCGTTCCTGATTGATAACGTCTGAGGCTCCGTGCGCGTCCAGATTCAGCGAGCAGGGCACGCCGCCAACCAGCCAGTTGGGGTGGGGGTTTTTGCCGCCAAAAATGGTGTGTATCTGCACCATGTCTTTTTGAAAATCGAGCGCTTCCAGATAGTGGGCAACCACCAGCAGGTTGGCTTCGGGCGGCAGCTTGTAGGCCGGGTGACCCCAGTAGCCGTTGGTGAAAATGCCAAGCTGACCCGATTCTATTATGCGGGTAAGGCGGTCCTTGATGGATTTGAAGTA is from Desulfovibrio desulfuricans and encodes:
- the cybH gene encoding Ni/Fe-hydrogenase, b-type cytochrome subunit, which encodes MSEQHLLPQMPMGKSIYVYELPIRIWHWVMVACVAVLIVTGYIIGKPWLSVTGEPYNTFYMGYTRMAHFIAGFVLIISTVLRYIYGLVWGNRYSRELIIVPVWSKAWWSDLWQDVRWYLFLNKECGAHVGHNPLAQIGMGTGMIFMLVIMLTGLGMYAQDSHVPFIRFFAFVQDWINNWFGGNGQMTRSLHRLGMLLLITFVTVHLYMVIREEIMGKTTLVSSMFSGYRQRRKK
- a CDS encoding acyl-CoA thioesterase gives rise to the protein MAQINIYTQQITIEPDDIDMQHRVSNLRYVAWMQDVAVAHSAVCGWPMERYESIGQGWVVRQHTITYKRPAFLGDVITAATWIASYASRRSLRRYVFWNATAKTLLAEAETQWVFIDMTNGKPVSVPDELQAAFPIVEADAAAVFRQLCV
- the lolA gene encoding outer membrane lipoprotein chaperone LolA, with the translated sequence MRINGMLALAVGLVLIAATAAQASDIAATIQARYEKLRTFSATFEQTLTHKESGSVEKRQGNLLFQKPLLIRWQTDKPHEETLVVTDREIWDYLADEEIAYRYPLELVRDSRSIIQVITGQAALTKDFDVKEDGQENGLAKLHLYPKEPAPQMVEALLWVEPGTGYIRRASIIDFYGNSNDVRFTQFKPDTSLKTSDFTFTPPKGIEVEDRIDRKVQERELFK
- the hybD gene encoding HyaD/HybD family hydrogenase maturation endopeptidase, which produces MEQIIILGLGNILYGDEGFGVLLAQRLYAHWDFPENVEVVDGGTQGQTLLTFVERADRLLVLDAVDFGLQPGQLLLRDNVPAYLTAQKIGPHQNSFSEVMGLAALRGTAPSSCALIGVQPAAMTLAAPLSKPVSESFEAAQSMALDILRQWGVAPSLRAQPRHLSAAVLDTLVQGGV
- a CDS encoding nickel-dependent hydrogenase large subunit, whose amino-acid sequence is MAYEYTTSQGYAVKDSGRRVVVDPVTRIEGHLRCEVNLDDNNVITNAVSCGTIFRGIEIILKGRDPRDAWAFVERICGVCTGTHALASVHAVENALGIEIPDNANIIRNIMHLCLMYHDHLVHLYHLAGLDWVDVISAAKADPKATSELSHKLTPWPNSSPGYFKSIKDRLTRIIESGQLGIFTNGYWGHPAYKLPPEANLLVVAHYLEALDFQKDMVQIHTIFGGKNPHPNWLVGGVPCSLNLDAHGASDVINQERLELVLQLIERCRTFAQQVVMPDTLALAAFYGDWLNIGGGLSKLSVLAYGAIPDTANDYSEKSLLLPPGAIINGNFNEVLPVDLHNPEEIQETVAHSWYKPYPGGKTGLHPFDGVTEPNYAPGPNIKGTPTDLKQVDERDRYSWIKTPLWRGHQMEVGPLARLLVGYAKKDSEIKGLIDDFLGQAKAPVAVLQSTLGRIAARSLELVWSADKMRYFYDKLVANLKNGNRATANTKLWKPESWPNGTLRGVGFTEAPRGALGHWITIKDRKIENYQCVVPTTWNGAPRSPDGQLSAYEASLMGTKMAVPNQPLEILRTLHSFDPCLACSTHIIGPDGSELISVRTDNCF